The following are encoded in a window of Colletotrichum lupini chromosome 3, complete sequence genomic DNA:
- a CDS encoding translation initiation factor IF-2 translates to MLRCRIWNERSSAYVCAFCRHPALQRQRDLGRPNYSDSTKHVSTGSRGFASWGGGKGSIGSGIPRKSPGPANGSGWGASAFGAGTPSKAPSPEGPAVAAPVDRSNDVDDGLLPHERAARQKLATHKAAQEKAVQDKADATRKAQDALGQPDPRQRGPKGGLGSGLGSGGVRSGAQRGLGRGLESVPTSAGGREEEKKPRQFFSGLGDGRKGGLGGGLGGSSKGGLGDANTKPRTQGGLDERPSRSAPRSDWRHRHDSDQAPPSTPVPHHRRAERDGLGGLSSQRDSRQRNGLGKSNALGSGSWSQLSKKTQDSSIDSEGLSRENFFTKFQERVAESPIRNDRNPRSSRSELGGLSEDMLGDYAQAAPNTSQKPESKTREFDQSYEINRDSRRRDKTSNRRGDTYASSRGSHKSKGQSRWEDENDEWEDGGISPAERRRQKAEAKAQRAAEAAAAAAVPSIFLPEFISILNLGSALKMKSREFLKALAEMGFEDITEDSIMKGETAALVAQEFGFEPKVDTGAARDLKPRPPPEDVSVLPQRPPVVTIMGHVDHGKTTLLDYLRQSSIAAQEHGGITQHIGAFMVKMSEGKLITFLDTPGHAAFLTMRQRGANVTDIVVLVVAADDSVKPQTLEALKHARSAKVPMIVAINKCDKEDARPDQVKADLARHGVEIEDFGGDVQVVCVSGKTGQGMSELEENIVTLAEIQDMRAEADGMAEAWVLEASIKPYGKSANVLVKRGTLRLGDFIVAGTAWARVRVLRNEAGQELDEAPPGTPVEVLGWRDELPAAGDEILQAPDEDRARVAVDYREEMREREASSKQLAEQELREREAKIAAEIAAEVEAADGDAVEPASTTKIINFMVRGDVVGSVEAVCATINEIGNNEVRPRILRFAAGQVSESDVEHAEASNSVIANFNSTVPGHIKAMAEQKGVRIIDHSVIYHLADDVKQVMSESLPDKVSSKVVGEADILQIFPINIKGRKYKNIAGCKVRNGSVTRSTMARVLRGGEKIFEGKIDTLKHGKKDVNEIRKGSECGIAFDGFTDFHVGDQIQMYEEVREKRSFCAREEDERIRRRNSYNAIL, encoded by the exons ATGCTTAGATGTAGGATATGGAAC gAGCGAAGCAGTGCTTACGTCTGCGCCTTCTGCCGCCACCCCGCCCTGCAGCGGCAGCGTGATCTCGGTCGACCAAACTACTCCGATTCGACGAAGCATGTATCGACCGGCAGCAGAGGATTCGCGTCATGGGGAGGTGGCAAGGGCTCTATCGGCTCGGGCATTCCTAGGAAGTCACCCGGTCCGGCCAACGGCTCCGGATGGGGAGCGTCGGCATTTGGTGCAGGCACGCCGTCAAAAGCACCGAGCCCCGAGGGCCCAGCAGTAGCGGCCCCCGTAGATCGAAGCAACGACGTCGATGATGGGCTTTTACCACACGAGCGCGCCGCGCGCCAAAAGCTAGCCACCCACAAAGCCGCACAGGAGAAGGCCGTGCAGGACAAAGCTGATGCGACGAGAAAGGCCCAGGATGCTTTAGGGCAGCCCGACCCGAGACAACGAGGGCCTAAGGGAGGTCTCGGTAGCGGTCTTGGAAGTGGAGGCGTTCGAAGTGGCGCGCAAAGAGGCTTAGGAAGAGGCCTTGAGAGCGTCCCTACAAGTGCAGGGGGAAGAGAGGAAGAAAAGAAGCCGAGGCAGTTTTTCAGTGGCTTAGGAGATGGCCGTAAAGGAGGCCTTGGAGGTGGCCTTGGAGGAAGCTCTAAAGGTGGCTTGGGAGACGCCAACACAAAACCGCGAACTCAAGGCGGTCTCGACGAAAGGCCTTCACGTTCAGCACCAAGATCCGACTGGAGACATCGTCATGATTCAGATCAAGCCCCGCCAAGCACACCTGTACCGCATCACCGACGCGCTGAAAGAGATGGTCTCGGTGGTCTGTCGTCCCAGAGGGACTCGCGTCAGCGGAATGGTCTCGGCAAGTCAAACGCACTGGGCTCGGGCAGCTGGAGCCAACTCTCAAAGAAGACTCAAGACTCTAGCATTGATTCCGAGGGACTTTCGAGAGAGAACTTTTTCACCAAATTTCAAGAACGGGTGGCCGAAAGCCCCATCCGGAACGACAGAAACCCACGATCATCACGCTCAGAACTTGGTGGCTTGAGCGAAGACATGTTAGGGGACTATGCACAAGCCGCACCGAACACGTCTCAAAAGCCAGAGTCCAAGACAAGAGAGTTCGATCAGTCCTACGAGATCAACCGTGACTCTCGACGACGCGACAAGACTAGCAACCGTCGCGGGGATACTTACGCATCCTCTCGGGGATCGCACAAGTCAAAAGGGCAGTCACGGTGGGAGGACGAAAATGATGAATGGGAAGATGGTGGTATAAGTCCAGCCGAACGCCGCCGTCAGAAGGCTGAGGCAAAAGCACAAAGAGCTGCGGAAGCTGCAGCAGCTGCAGCTGTCCCGAGTATCTTCCTGCCCGAGTTCATCAGCATATTAAATTTGGGCTCAGCGCTGAAGATGAAGAGTCGCGAGTTTCTGAAGGCTCTGGCAGAAATGGGCTTCGAGGACATTACCGAGGACAGCATCATGAAGGGAGAAACCGCGGCTCTAGTCGCTCAGGAGTTCGGGTTTGAACCAAAAGTTGATACTGGCGCTGCGAGGGATCTCAAACCTCGGCCTCCTCCGGAAGATGTCTCGGTATTGCCGCAACGGCCCCCTGTTGTGACCATCATGGGCCATGTCGATCACGGAAAGACTACGCTCCTCGATTACCTCAGGCAATCTTCCATTGCGGCGCAAGAACACGGCGGTATCACTCAGCACATCGGTGCCTTCATGGTAAAGATGTCTGAAGGAAAGCTCATCACCTTCCTCGACACACCTGGTCACGCGGCCTTCTTGACCATGCGCCAACGTGGTGCCAACGTCACGGATATTGTGGTCCTGGTTGTGGCAGCTGACGACAGTGTCAAACCTCAGACTCTGGAGGCTCTGAAGCATGCCAGATCCGCAAAGGTGCCAATGATCGTGGCCATCAATAAGTGTGATAAGGAAGATGCGCGCCCGGATCAGGTCAAGGCAGACCTCGCTCGCCATGGTGTCGAGATCGAAGACTTTGGTGGTGACGTACAAGTTGTTTGTGTGAGCGGAAAGACTGGTCAAGGCATGTCTGAGTTGGAGGAGAACATCGTCACCTTGGCTGAAATTCAAGACATGCGAGCCGAAGCCGATGGTATGGCTGAAGCTTGGGTGCTTGAAGCCAGTATAAAGCCATATGGCAAGTCTGCCAACGTGCTCGTCAAGCGTGGCACTCTACGCCTCGGCGACTTCATTGTCGCAGGCACTGCCTGGGCTAGGGTTCGAGTTTTGCGAAATGAGGCCGGACAGGAGTTGGACGAGGCGCCGCCTGGAACCCCTGTCGAGGTTCTGGGCTGGAGAGACGAGCTACCTGCTGCTGGTGACGAGATTCTTCAGGCACCCGACGAAGACCGAGCGAGGGTGGCTGTCGACTACCGCGAGGAGATGCGGGAGAGAGAGGCATCTTCGAAGCAGTTGGCTGAGCAGGAGCTTCGCGAACGTGAGGCCAAGATTGCTGCTGAGATTGCGGCAGAGGTTGAGGCAGCAGATGGAGATGCCGTCGAACCGGCTTCAACCACGAAAATTATCAATTTCATGGTTAGAGGTGACGTCGTGGGCTCCGTCGAAGCTGTATGCGCGACTATTAACGAGATTGGCAACAATGAAGTGAGGCCTCGTATCCTCCGGTTTGCGGCTGGCCAGGTTTCCGAGTCAGATGTTGAGCATGCCGAGGCATCGAACAGTGTCATTGCCAACTTCAACAGTACCGTCCCCGGCCATATCAAGGCCATGGCGGAGCAAAAGGGCGTCAGAATTATAGACCACAGCGTCATCTATCACTTGGCAGACGATGTCAAGCAAGTCATGTCAGAGTCCTTGCCGGATAAGGTGTCGTCCAAGGTTGTCGGCGAGGCGGATATCCTTCAAATTTTCCCCATCAACATCAAGGGACGCAAGTATAAGAACATTGCCGGATGCAAGGTCAGAAACGGTTCGGTCACTCGATCAACCATGGCGCGCGTTCTGCGCGGAGGCGAAAAGATCTTTGAAG GCAAGATTGATACTCTCAAGCACGGCAAGAAAGATGTAAACGAAATCAGAAAGGGCTCCGAGTGCGGTATTGCCTTTGACGGATTTACAGACTTCCATGTTGGCGATCAAATCCAGATGTACGAAGAGGTGAGGGAGAAGAGGTCTTT CTGTGCTCGGGAGGAGGACGAACGTATTCGGAGACGCAACTCATACAACGCCATACTGTAA